The following are encoded together in the Malaya genurostris strain Urasoe2022 chromosome 3, Malgen_1.1, whole genome shotgun sequence genome:
- the LOC131436918 gene encoding trypsin-4-like — protein MAGYSNFLLLFSYCIISLSSLNHAHRSGRHASSTGRVVGGSETDISKIPFQISFLSREKPCGGSLIGDRWVLTAAHCTHTIDVKSLQIRVGSSHFASGGQLIQVKRVLQHPQYNNDIIDYDFSLLELTEAVVLNKTFFAVDLPKQDEPIIDGTLLQISGWGQTRNPLECNDVLRVAQVPVVNQEQCKMAYSPNPFDVVTERMLCAGYLIDGGTDTCQGDSGGPLVAGRKLIGVTSWGGECAQPGFPGVYSRVAAVRNWIHKSCGI, from the coding sequence ATGGCCGGGTACAGTAATTTTCTGTTGCTGTTCTCCTATTGCATAATAAGTTTGTCGAGTTTGAACCATGCTCATCGATCTGGGAGACACGCTTCCTCAACAGGTCGCGTAGTAGGTGGCTCGGAAACCGACATATCGAAAATACCTTTCCAGATATCATTCCTTTCGAGGGAAAAGCCTTGCGGAGGATCGCTCATCGGCGATCGGTGGGTCCTAACTGCGGCCCATTGCACCCACACGATAGATGTAAAATCGTTACAAATTCGTGTTGGTTCCTCTCACTTCGCTAGTGGCGGCCAGTTGATCCAAGTGAAACGTGTCCTGCAGCACCCACAGTATAATAATGATATTATTGATTATGACTTTTCTTTGCTGGAGTTGACGGAAGCGGTAGTTTTAAATAAAACATTCTTCGCTGTTGATCTTCCCAAGCAAGATGAACCGATTATCGACGGGACACTTCTGCAGATTTCCGGCTGGGGCCAAACTCGCAACCCACTGGAATGTAACGATGTGCTGCGGGTTGCCCAAGTGCCGGTAGTGAATCAGGAACAATGTAAGATGGCTTATTCTCCGAATCCGTTTGACGTGGTCACCGAAAGGATGCTTTGTGCAGGATATTTAATCGACGGTGGCACCGACACTTGCCAAGGCGATTCCGGTGGTCCACTGGTTGCGGGTAGAAAATTGATCGGTGTTACATCTTGGGGTGGTGAATGCGCTCAACCAGGTTTTCCGGGCGTGTATTCTCGAGTTGCCGCAGTACGCAACTGGATTCATAAAAGCTGTGGTATCTAA